The Acidobacteriota bacterium genome contains the following window.
AATAAATTTTAGAGCTTCCTCGCGCGAGTCGAAGAGATACAAACCGAGATCATCGAATCGTGCTGCCGATCCGTTTGGCGGTACGCCTCTTCTCTCCGCCTGATTAAGCATGAATTGGATCGCTACGGTTCCTTTCGGAACCGGAAAAATACCGTACATCGTACCCCACTCGTCCGCTACTTTTGTATTAAGAAGCATTGCCTGGCCCTGTAGATAATCGGAGATCGTACCTCCTCGTTCGGACGAGGAACTTAACATGGATCCGTATAGGTAAGGCAAACCAGTGATCGCACCGTCCGGATTTATTCGTTCGCTAGAACCTTTGCCTATCAGCAATGCGAATTTGGCGGCGTCCTTCTCGCCAATCCCAACTTTTTGGCTGAAGTTCGCAAGACAATTATCACGAATTACGAAGACGCTATTGCCATTCTGATCCTCGATGGAAGTTTTCCCGCTCGAACGCCAGCTGATCGCACCCTCATCCGCTCTGGAATTAATTAGTAAGTTCGTTTGAGCACTTGCCCCAATTGGAAGAACCGAAAGCAATGCGATTAACAACATCAAATGGAAAAGTCCTTTCATGTTTAATACCTCACAGGCCTTTTCCGTAACGGTAAGGCATTTGGGATAAAAAAACAATTTTTATTTTAACTGCTGTCAATTTCTATTGTCGCCAGCGTTATTTTTCAGCCAATAGTCTCTTTACGAATACGTGCACAGCCCGCTCGCCGGGAACATATTTGTCGACCTTGTAGCCGAGTTCGCGAAGGTCGAGGCCGGTGAAGAGCGGTTCGCCGCGGCCCAGGATTATTGGACGGACGGCGATGTGGAGTTCGTCGATCAGGCGTGCCTGCATATATTGGCGGAGGGTTGCGGGGCCGCCGCCGATGCGGATGTCTTTGTCGCCCGCTGCGGCCTTAGCCTGTTCGAGAGCCGAATGAATGCCGTCCGTGACGAAGTGGAACGTTGTGCCGCCTTTCATCACGAGCGGATCACGAGGGTGATTCGTCAGCACAAAGGCAGGAACATGATAAGGCGGTTCGTCGCCCCACCAACCCTTCCACTCATCGTCGAGCCAAGGGCCGCGGATCGGCCCGAACATATTACGCCCAAGTATCCACGCACCTTTGCCAGCCATCGACTCTGCCGCAAAGCCGTCATCGATCCCCGTCTCGCCGCCGTCTCCACCGCCGTGCTGGCTGATGAATGTTTTCGTTGGAAAAAACCAATCCATGATCTCGGGCCCGGTCGTTCCGAGCGGTGCCTCCAGACTCTGATCCGGCCCGGCCGAAAAACCGTCGAGCGACATTCCAAATGCCTGAACCACTACTTTTGACATAATTTAGAATTTTCCTCCGATCTCTATGACCTCGAATTCCGACCAATAATCATCCCTTTGTCTACGGGAAACAAAGCCGTGACCTACTTTGCATCACGGCGCCGTATCAAAAAAACGCTGTCAGAAACAGCGTTGCGAACAGAAGCGATCTTGTTTGCATTTTTTTTGAGTGTAAGTCGTTCAGCCGCTGCGGTTTACAGCGGCTGAACGAGTAAAGGGACATACTAGAACGTAGGCTGCTTCAGCACATTAGCCAAGGCTTTGAGGCGGGCTGCGTCCGTTGCATTCTTGGCGGACTTGGCAGCTTTCTCCGCCGATGCTGCGGACGATTTTA
Protein-coding sequences here:
- a CDS encoding dihydrofolate reductase family protein, whose amino-acid sequence is MSKVVVQAFGMSLDGFSAGPDQSLEAPLGTTGPEIMDWFFPTKTFISQHGGGDGGETGIDDGFAAESMAGKGAWILGRNMFGPIRGPWLDDEWKGWWGDEPPYHVPAFVLTNHPRDPLVMKGGTTFHFVTDGIHSALEQAKAAAGDKDIRIGGGPATLRQYMQARLIDELHIAVRPIILGRGEPLFTGLDLRELGYKVDKYVPGERAVHVFVKRLLAEK